In one Geotoga petraea genomic region, the following are encoded:
- the pheT gene encoding phenylalanine--tRNA ligase subunit beta translates to MRISKDWISDYIDLKINYNDLVRQLKLHTADVEIMESFGDELKNIKVGRIDKIKEHPNADKLIICEVNLGDETLDIVTGDLTVKEKDLVPVAVDGAVLYDGFKIKTRNFRGVKSHGMLCSLEEIGLEEHSDAIYTITEDVEPGTDFINYFKIKDQILSMEITPNKPDLLSYLGTAREFTAIDAAENFKLPVYKKINTTTKGFPVKIEYDGCKRYTALKMKNIEIKPSPLWMVKRLAMAGIRSINNVVDITNYVMLETGHPIHAFDMKTIKNSIIVRKAKEGEKVVLLDKRELELVGHETLITDEEKILALGGVMGGNISGINENTKEILLEVAHFDPINIRKTTNHHKLSTDSSYRFERGVDPNNAFFVMGRLIYLIEKYANGSTDYNATDIYPQKIKNKKQPLRINYLNSKLGINLTIDEIEEILKRLNFGFERINEGFEITIPTNRPDIEGEADLVEEIGRIYGYHNIKSEAPKSTFLKGERNENYVFKEKAASILRHQGFHETKNIPLMNDTKFWKSEANVKIINPISAELEFLIPELIYPILETVSYNYRNQNKDIKMFEINKVFLKDETSETKVKEPTHMAIVSTGEESPADYTDKRKVSFYTLKGTLDYLFEENGISATYKRSNIKGFSQSQTAEIFIKDTKIGYIGLIDPEMADKMYDIKDEIFVAEIDLDAVKKYSKLVSKASKKYDYPSIKREYSFMVPISTEFSEINKTIENAGNIIEKIQIFDVYRGKGIDPNFSSITITIIYRSHEKTLTDDEVNKVESKILKQLEDKNVKLRKA, encoded by the coding sequence ATGAGAATTTCAAAAGATTGGATAAGCGATTACATAGATTTGAAAATTAATTACAACGATTTAGTAAGACAGTTAAAGCTACACACAGCAGATGTTGAAATAATGGAATCATTTGGAGACGAACTAAAAAATATCAAAGTTGGAAGAATAGATAAAATTAAAGAACACCCTAACGCTGATAAATTAATCATATGCGAAGTAAACTTAGGAGACGAAACTCTTGACATAGTAACAGGGGACCTTACAGTTAAAGAAAAAGATTTAGTTCCTGTAGCCGTTGATGGAGCGGTTTTATACGATGGTTTCAAGATAAAGACAAGAAATTTTAGAGGTGTAAAGTCTCATGGAATGCTATGCTCTCTTGAAGAAATTGGTCTTGAAGAACATTCAGATGCTATATATACAATAACAGAAGATGTTGAACCAGGAACAGATTTTATAAACTATTTCAAAATAAAAGATCAAATATTGTCAATGGAGATAACTCCCAACAAACCTGATTTATTATCTTACCTTGGTACAGCAAGAGAATTTACAGCAATTGACGCAGCTGAAAATTTTAAATTACCTGTATATAAAAAAATTAACACAACTACCAAGGGATTTCCAGTCAAAATAGAATATGATGGATGTAAAAGGTATACAGCTTTAAAAATGAAAAATATAGAAATAAAACCATCCCCCTTATGGATGGTAAAAAGACTTGCAATGGCTGGAATCAGAAGTATAAACAACGTCGTAGACATAACAAACTATGTTATGTTGGAAACTGGTCACCCGATCCACGCATTTGATATGAAGACTATTAAGAATTCTATTATAGTTAGAAAAGCTAAAGAAGGTGAAAAGGTAGTACTATTAGACAAAAGAGAGTTGGAATTAGTTGGACATGAAACGTTAATAACTGATGAAGAAAAAATATTGGCACTTGGTGGTGTTATGGGGGGAAATATTTCTGGTATAAACGAAAACACAAAGGAAATTTTACTCGAAGTTGCCCATTTTGATCCAATAAATATTAGAAAAACTACAAATCACCATAAGCTAAGTACCGATTCATCTTATAGATTTGAAAGAGGAGTAGACCCAAACAATGCATTTTTTGTTATGGGAAGGTTGATTTATCTTATTGAAAAATATGCAAACGGTTCAACAGATTATAATGCCACAGATATTTACCCTCAAAAAATAAAAAATAAAAAACAACCTTTGAGAATTAATTACTTGAACTCTAAGTTAGGCATAAATCTTACAATTGATGAAATAGAAGAAATCCTCAAAAGGTTAAACTTTGGGTTTGAAAGAATTAACGAAGGTTTTGAAATCACAATTCCAACTAACAGGCCAGATATAGAAGGAGAAGCAGATCTTGTTGAAGAAATTGGCAGAATCTATGGATATCACAATATTAAAAGTGAAGCTCCAAAAAGTACATTCTTAAAAGGTGAAAGAAATGAAAATTATGTTTTCAAAGAAAAAGCAGCATCGATTTTAAGACACCAGGGTTTTCATGAAACAAAAAATATACCTCTTATGAATGATACAAAATTTTGGAAATCTGAAGCAAATGTAAAAATAATCAACCCTATTTCAGCAGAGCTTGAATTCTTAATACCTGAATTGATTTATCCAATATTGGAAACTGTTTCCTACAATTATAGAAATCAAAATAAAGACATAAAAATGTTTGAAATAAACAAAGTATTTTTAAAAGACGAAACTTCAGAAACCAAAGTAAAAGAACCAACACACATGGCAATCGTTTCTACAGGTGAAGAAAGCCCTGCTGATTACACAGACAAAAGAAAAGTTTCTTTTTATACATTAAAAGGGACTCTTGATTATTTATTTGAAGAAAATGGAATCAGTGCTACATACAAAAGATCCAACATAAAAGGATTTTCTCAATCTCAAACAGCAGAAATTTTCATAAAAGATACAAAAATTGGTTATATTGGTTTAATCGATCCAGAAATGGCAGACAAAATGTATGATATAAAAGATGAAATTTTTGTTGCAGAAATTGATTTAGACGCAGTTAAAAAATACTCAAAACTCGTAAGTAAGGCATCTAAAAAATATGATTATCCTTCTATAAAAAGAGAATATTCATTCATGGTTCCAATATCAACTGAGTTTTCAGAAATTAACAAAACAATTGAAAATGCAGGAAATATTATAGAAAAAATTCAAATCTTTGATGTTTATAGGGGGAAGGGAATAGATCCAAATTTTAGCAGCATAACTATCACAATAATATACAGATCTCATGAAAAAACTTTGACCGATGACGAAGTAAACAAAGTTGAATCAAAAATATTAAAACAACTTGAAGATAAAAACGTTAAGCTTAGAAAAGCCTGA
- the groL gene encoding chaperonin GroEL (60 kDa chaperone family; promotes refolding of misfolded polypeptides especially under stressful conditions; forms two stacked rings of heptamers to form a barrel-shaped 14mer; ends can be capped by GroES; misfolded proteins enter the barrel where they are refolded when GroES binds): protein MAKELRYGEEARRALERGVNKVADAVKITLGPKGRNVVLEKSWGSPTITNDGVSIAKEIELKDKFEDLGAQLVKEVASKTNDIAGDGTTTATVLAQAMIQEGLKNVAAGANPMLMKHGIEVATKSAVEEIRNVSKKLSGKEDIAHVASISANNEEIGNYIAEAMDKVGEDGVITVEDSKSMETQVDFKEGMQFDRGYVSPYFVTNTEKMEVEMKEPYILITDKKISAVKSVVPTLEKVAQEGKPLVIIAEDLEGEALSTLVLNKLRGTLESVAVKAPGFGDRRKAMLQDIATLTGATVISEEVGLSLEDVTLEDLGTAEVVRIGKEDTTIVGGAGKKEDIEERIKQIRGQIANTTSDYEKETLQERLAKLAGGVAVIQVGAATETELKEKKHRIEDALSATRAAVEEGMVAGGGVTLLRAKKAVEKAIEKLEGDELIGGKLVLKALDAPIRQIAKNAGVEGAIVIDKILSSDDPAFGYNALKNTYVNMFDSGIIDPTKVTRSAVQNAASIASMLLTTEVLVADEPKDDEDMGGNPGAGMGGMGGMGGMM from the coding sequence ATGGCTAAAGAATTAAGATACGGAGAAGAGGCAAGAAGAGCCCTCGAAAGAGGAGTTAACAAAGTTGCCGATGCTGTAAAAATAACATTAGGTCCAAAAGGAAGAAACGTTGTTTTAGAAAAAAGTTGGGGTTCTCCAACAATTACAAATGACGGTGTTTCAATAGCAAAAGAAATCGAATTAAAAGATAAATTTGAAGATTTAGGTGCACAATTAGTTAAAGAAGTAGCTTCAAAAACTAATGACATAGCAGGAGACGGTACAACAACTGCTACTGTTTTAGCCCAAGCTATGATTCAAGAAGGGCTTAAAAATGTCGCTGCTGGTGCTAACCCAATGCTTATGAAACATGGTATTGAAGTTGCTACAAAAAGTGCTGTAGAAGAAATAAGAAATGTTAGTAAAAAATTATCTGGTAAAGAAGATATAGCACACGTTGCTTCTATTTCTGCTAACAACGAAGAAATAGGTAATTACATTGCAGAAGCTATGGATAAAGTTGGTGAAGATGGCGTTATAACCGTTGAAGATTCAAAATCAATGGAAACTCAAGTTGACTTTAAAGAAGGTATGCAATTTGATAGAGGATATGTTTCTCCATATTTTGTAACTAACACTGAAAAAATGGAAGTTGAAATGAAAGAACCATACATTTTAATCACAGATAAAAAGATTTCAGCTGTAAAATCAGTAGTTCCTACTTTAGAAAAAGTAGCTCAAGAAGGCAAACCATTAGTTATTATTGCTGAAGATTTAGAAGGAGAAGCATTATCAACATTGGTTTTAAATAAATTAAGAGGTACATTAGAATCAGTTGCAGTTAAAGCACCTGGATTTGGAGACAGAAGAAAAGCAATGCTTCAAGATATTGCTACATTAACTGGAGCAACAGTTATATCTGAAGAAGTAGGATTATCATTAGAAGATGTAACTTTAGAAGATCTTGGAACAGCTGAAGTTGTAAGAATAGGTAAAGAGGATACAACAATTGTTGGTGGAGCAGGTAAAAAAGAAGATATTGAAGAAAGAATTAAACAAATAAGAGGACAAATTGCAAATACAACTTCAGATTATGAAAAAGAAACTCTACAAGAAAGATTGGCTAAATTAGCTGGTGGAGTTGCTGTAATTCAAGTTGGTGCAGCTACTGAAACAGAATTAAAAGAAAAGAAACATAGAATCGAAGATGCTTTATCAGCAACAAGAGCGGCCGTTGAAGAAGGAATGGTTGCTGGTGGAGGAGTTACTTTATTAAGAGCCAAAAAAGCTGTAGAAAAAGCAATAGAAAAATTAGAAGGTGACGAATTAATTGGTGGAAAGTTAGTTTTAAAAGCTTTAGATGCCCCAATTAGACAAATTGCTAAAAACGCTGGTGTTGAAGGCGCAATTGTAATAGATAAAATTCTTTCAAGCGACGATCCAGCATTTGGATACAACGCATTGAAAAACACTTATGTAAATATGTTTGATTCTGGTATAATTGATCCAACAAAAGTTACCAGATCAGCAGTTCAAAACGCTGCTTCAATTGCTTCTATGCTTCTAACTACAGAAGTATTAGTAGCAGATGAACCAAAAGACGATGAAGATATGGGAGGAAACCCTGGCGCAGGAATGGGCGGCATGGGTGGAATGGGCGGTATGATGTAA
- a CDS encoding ATP-binding cassette domain-containing protein, producing the protein MENQIINYSDNEKIIELCNFGMDIGEHSILKDISLDISFNDIVLLYGPRNSGKSSLLRSFVHLNEELYNDVKGKGGIFFEGNNVNELDRKYLRSQITYVDPTFVENLNILTLSEVINLSLGLKLKDISKEHFDILEKLGLSKKFSDLDNLKVHNSLKSWSIGEKILLITFISLARNPKVFMFDSILDHLDDFLLKDVKEILYDMKKDRTLIISTRNLNLFSDIANKIIFIENGQIQYNGTMDSFMMNFPR; encoded by the coding sequence ATGGAAAATCAGATTATTAATTATTCTGATAACGAAAAAATAATTGAATTATGTAATTTTGGAATGGATATAGGTGAACATTCAATATTAAAGGATATATCTTTGGATATATCCTTTAATGATATTGTTTTACTATATGGACCAAGAAATTCAGGGAAATCTTCATTATTGAGATCTTTTGTACATCTCAATGAGGAGCTATACAACGACGTTAAAGGTAAAGGCGGAATTTTTTTTGAAGGTAATAATGTAAACGAGTTGGATAGAAAGTATCTTAGGTCACAAATAACCTATGTAGATCCTACATTTGTTGAAAACCTGAATATTTTAACTTTAAGCGAAGTTATAAATCTTTCTTTGGGTTTAAAATTAAAAGATATATCAAAAGAACATTTTGATATTTTGGAAAAACTTGGTTTATCTAAAAAATTTTCTGATTTGGATAATTTAAAAGTTCATAACTCACTTAAGAGTTGGTCAATTGGAGAAAAAATATTACTTATAACTTTTATTTCTTTAGCAAGAAATCCAAAAGTGTTTATGTTTGACTCTATATTAGATCATCTTGATGATTTTTTGTTGAAAGATGTAAAAGAAATTCTATACGACATGAAAAAAGATAGGACGTTGATCATTTCTACAAGAAATCTTAATTTATTCAGTGATATTGCAAATAAAATTATTTTTATTGAAAATGGACAAATACAATATAATGGAACTATGGATAGTTTTATGATGAATTTTCCAAGATAA
- a CDS encoding MFS transporter, with product MSKNLTNLIFYSFISSVSWAIYKVVFNLFLRDIGFGNDFIGQITSIEMVGSAIIGIIIGVLGDRFGKKRMLFITSLGFGLLLIARISFPIQSVLYTLSFFSGGFMTSRMLLLNSYIIDITEHSVRGKAFGFNFGLMMGSGVFGNFVGGFMGEFIGLRTTLFIAAFAYVLSIGLLSRIPESVGNKDRTIKEIFDISEFTSDQKEIVKYYFLRTFSISFGAGLFVNFGNLIFKDMFDMSPAMIGIALSIAQLGAATGSILSPKLGKKFGPFRYMRALSLVVVPLIISLGFVNNPYVFTTLYAFRFSFMNMTNPVGMNIVLSSMPKDKVTTINSIRNSLNFVSRAVAAIMFGIIVALPSGYTYLFLIASIFYFIGYLMLKKMFKPIQKGKILHELYGNNG from the coding sequence ATGTCAAAAAATTTAACTAATTTAATATTTTATTCTTTTATAAGTAGTGTTTCATGGGCTATATACAAAGTTGTTTTTAATTTATTTTTGAGAGATATTGGCTTTGGAAATGACTTTATTGGTCAAATAACATCTATAGAAATGGTTGGCTCTGCTATTATTGGCATAATTATAGGAGTCTTAGGAGATAGATTTGGTAAAAAGCGAATGCTTTTTATCACTTCATTGGGTTTTGGATTACTTTTGATAGCCAGAATAAGTTTTCCTATACAATCAGTATTGTACACATTATCCTTTTTTAGTGGTGGATTTATGACTTCAAGAATGCTTCTTCTAAATTCATATATAATTGATATTACAGAACATTCAGTAAGAGGAAAAGCTTTTGGTTTTAATTTTGGATTGATGATGGGTTCTGGCGTGTTTGGTAATTTTGTTGGCGGCTTTATGGGTGAATTTATTGGATTAAGAACAACTCTATTTATAGCCGCATTTGCTTATGTTTTATCTATTGGTTTGTTATCGAGAATACCAGAAAGTGTTGGAAATAAAGATAGAACCATTAAAGAGATATTTGATATATCTGAATTCACATCCGATCAAAAGGAAATTGTTAAATACTATTTTTTGAGGACATTTTCAATTAGTTTTGGTGCCGGATTGTTTGTTAATTTTGGGAATTTGATTTTCAAAGACATGTTTGATATGAGCCCAGCGATGATTGGGATAGCCCTTTCCATTGCTCAATTAGGCGCGGCTACGGGATCTATTTTATCCCCAAAATTAGGGAAAAAATTTGGGCCTTTTAGATATATGAGAGCACTTAGTTTGGTAGTAGTTCCACTTATAATCAGCCTTGGTTTTGTAAATAACCCTTATGTTTTTACAACTTTGTATGCTTTTAGGTTTTCTTTTATGAACATGACAAATCCTGTTGGGATGAACATTGTGTTAAGTTCTATGCCTAAAGACAAAGTTACAACAATAAATAGCATAAGAAATTCACTCAATTTTGTTTCCAGAGCTGTTGCTGCTATTATGTTTGGTATAATTGTTGCTTTGCCTTCAGGTTACACTTATTTATTTTTAATAGCTTCAATATTCTATTTTATTGGATATTTAATGTTAAAGAAAATGTTTAAGCCTATACAAAAAGGCAAAATACTTCATGAATTATACGGCAATAATGGATAA
- a CDS encoding co-chaperone GroES, with protein MNIKPLGNRLLIKPIVEEKKTDGGIVLPDSAKEKPQRALVIEVGSLEDDYDINKGDKVIFAKFAGTEIEMNDEKHIIIDVDDILAKVED; from the coding sequence ATGAACATCAAACCTTTAGGAAACAGATTACTTATTAAACCTATTGTTGAAGAGAAGAAAACAGATGGTGGAATAGTTTTACCAGATTCTGCTAAAGAAAAACCTCAAAGAGCTTTAGTTATAGAGGTAGGAAGCCTTGAAGATGATTACGATATAAATAAAGGCGATAAAGTTATTTTTGCCAAATTTGCTGGAACTGAAATAGAAATGAACGATGAAAAACATATAATTATCGATGTTGATGATATTTTAGCAAAAGTTGAAGACTAA
- a CDS encoding DUF401 family protein, whose translation MAIVSILSGFASMILAIKITKKVHWAMLVAIIVTSLISMNTNFIFESAKVTAITSNFYEVLGVIFGIYLLSDTMRTSGNSEKFALHIKHLFNAKQAIAFMPMFLGLLPMPGGAMFTAPMVKDISDESGISPLNASVINYWFRHSMEFFWILYPAIVMESALTGISLTKILLIQLPIGIFSLVGAWFFFKLGKIKVNHNPENWKHLFISLLPILAIMLGVIAQLPGYLVVLVVSFVYALYYKNYRGFLRIKWEVLLLLFFVFWYKNFVEISNLSENFVMNLNDIGLSPWLIIIVSPVIIGMITGITQAGFAVTMPITISLIEQGILPLLPATLTTYYFSVIGVLITPVHLCLLLTSEFFGVKISKMVKKMIWPLIFSIIGFIIMFIFVSI comes from the coding sequence TTGGCTATTGTATCAATATTAAGTGGTTTTGCAAGCATGATATTGGCTATAAAAATAACTAAAAAAGTTCATTGGGCCATGCTTGTAGCCATTATAGTTACCAGCTTGATTTCCATGAACACTAATTTTATTTTTGAAAGTGCCAAAGTTACTGCGATAACATCTAATTTTTATGAAGTTTTGGGGGTTATATTTGGGATATACCTTTTATCTGATACAATGAGAACTTCTGGGAATTCTGAAAAATTTGCTTTGCATATAAAGCATCTTTTCAACGCCAAACAGGCTATAGCTTTTATGCCCATGTTTTTAGGGCTTTTACCGATGCCTGGTGGTGCTATGTTTACAGCCCCTATGGTTAAAGATATTTCAGACGAATCTGGGATATCTCCTTTGAATGCTTCTGTTATAAACTACTGGTTTAGACATTCAATGGAATTTTTTTGGATTCTTTATCCAGCAATAGTTATGGAAAGTGCTTTAACTGGAATATCCCTTACGAAGATTCTTCTTATACAATTACCAATAGGTATATTTTCATTGGTTGGGGCTTGGTTTTTCTTTAAACTTGGAAAGATAAAAGTGAATCATAACCCAGAAAACTGGAAACATTTATTTATCTCTTTGTTGCCAATATTGGCTATTATGTTGGGAGTTATCGCACAACTTCCAGGTTATTTGGTTGTCCTTGTAGTTTCTTTTGTATATGCACTTTATTATAAAAATTATAGGGGTTTTTTGAGAATTAAGTGGGAAGTTCTCTTGCTTTTATTTTTTGTTTTTTGGTACAAAAATTTTGTTGAAATTTCGAACTTATCAGAAAATTTTGTCATGAATTTAAACGATATTGGGCTAAGTCCTTGGTTGATAATAATTGTATCTCCAGTTATCATAGGTATGATCACGGGAATAACTCAAGCTGGATTTGCAGTAACTATGCCTATAACAATATCTTTGATTGAACAAGGTATTTTACCTTTACTTCCAGCAACTTTGACTACTTACTATTTCTCAGTAATTGGCGTTTTGATAACTCCAGTTCACCTTTGTTTATTGTTGACTTCCGAGTTTTTTGGGGTTAAAATATCAAAGATGGTGAAAAAAATGATTTGGCCTTTAATTTTTTCCATAATAGGTTTTATAATAATGTTTATATTTGTATCTATATAA
- the pheS gene encoding phenylalanine--tRNA ligase subunit alpha, with amino-acid sequence MIDSTIIDDLKSEINKVDNKQDFQNLKASYLGKKGKVKDLMKEISKIEPEKRKAYGQEVNKIKNQIEHIFEEKMEEIKKIEKEKKEKKNWIDVTLPGAITNRGKEHLIEKTARELIEIFTNHGFKQVEGPEVEKTWFNFDALNTPEWHPAREMQDTFYIDSDVGTLLRTHTSPVQVRTMLKEKPPLAIISPGRVFRKDEMDATHLFAFNQLEALYIDKKVSVANLKYYLESFTREFFGSKVDILLRPSYFPFTEPSFEVDLTCIACGGKGCNVCGNTGWIEVLGAGLVNPNVIKNVGLDPDEWQGFALGAGIERFAMLKYNINDIREFVKNDIRFID; translated from the coding sequence ATGATTGATAGCACTATTATTGATGATTTAAAATCTGAAATAAATAAAGTAGATAATAAACAAGACTTTCAAAATTTAAAAGCTTCATATTTAGGGAAAAAGGGTAAAGTGAAGGATTTGATGAAAGAAATATCTAAAATAGAACCTGAAAAGAGAAAAGCCTACGGGCAAGAAGTAAACAAAATAAAAAACCAAATTGAACATATTTTTGAAGAAAAAATGGAAGAAATTAAAAAAATAGAAAAAGAAAAAAAAGAAAAGAAAAATTGGATAGATGTAACTCTTCCCGGAGCTATTACAAACCGAGGGAAGGAACATCTTATCGAAAAAACGGCAAGAGAATTGATTGAGATATTCACAAATCATGGTTTTAAACAAGTTGAAGGACCTGAAGTCGAGAAAACATGGTTTAATTTTGACGCATTAAATACACCTGAATGGCATCCTGCGAGAGAAATGCAGGATACTTTTTATATCGATTCTGATGTTGGAACACTTTTAAGAACCCATACCTCTCCTGTTCAAGTTAGGACGATGCTTAAAGAGAAACCTCCTCTTGCAATAATTTCACCAGGAAGAGTTTTTAGAAAAGACGAAATGGATGCAACTCATTTGTTTGCTTTTAACCAATTGGAAGCATTATATATAGACAAAAAAGTGAGCGTGGCAAATTTAAAATACTACTTAGAAAGTTTTACAAGAGAATTTTTTGGAAGTAAAGTGGATATTTTATTAAGACCAAGTTATTTTCCTTTCACTGAGCCAAGTTTTGAAGTTGATTTAACCTGTATAGCATGTGGAGGAAAAGGTTGTAATGTTTGTGGAAATACAGGTTGGATTGAAGTATTAGGAGCAGGGCTTGTAAACCCTAATGTCATTAAAAATGTTGGACTCGATCCAGATGAATGGCAAGGTTTTGCACTTGGCGCGGGAATTGAAAGATTTGCTATGTTAAAATATAATATAAATGATATAAGAGAATTTGTAAAAAATGATATAAGATTCATCGACTGA
- a CDS encoding alpha-galactosidase encodes MPIKFIKNRNLWILETDNMAYCFAKNNDGHLKNTYFGAKLIFENDYPGTENYIERDYWLWDEEISVRGEANFVEHNLKISFEDGTRDLVLSYIKHKITENKLFLILKDHFYDLEVIVTYKIIEEYDLIERKHTIINNSTKTVKIEDAKSGTIYIPNKDNAKLNYLTGMWIHEFQKRKELINEGRKVLESRLGKTSSFLNPFFAVDYNASQTAGEVYFGLIKWSGNWKVEIQKQLYERIAISMGINDWDFNMILNPKESFETPEIVFGFSDHGFDKMTNNLHKYARNYVLPTKKSRTVKKVLYNSWEATLFDVNEKNQKELANIAAEIGVELFVIDDGWFGERNSDKRGLGDWFVNKNKFPNGLKPLIDHVNNLGMDFGIWVEPEMVNPNSKLYSEHPNWVINFPNRPRTEKRNQLMLNLANKAVKEYIIDFMDDLLNNNNIKYVKWDMNRYVFESGWPEKNGDKQKEIWYYYTKNFYEIINYLRNKHENVIFENCSSGGGRVDLGIMKYFDEIWTSDNTSPYDRQFIQEGFAMVYPVSTMRSWVTDWEGKNTYPLDFRFKVAMSGTLGIGANLMEYNKEELKVSKNNVEFYKKIRETVQFGDYYLLNSVYENNYQAIQYTKNKNIVVFIYINPKALNNFKTYHIKLRDLEDTAKYTINETGEVYSGKALMRSGLNIYSEIKIDAAIRKKDIFKAEIITIRKDEF; translated from the coding sequence ATGCCTATTAAATTTATTAAAAATAGAAATTTGTGGATATTGGAAACAGATAATATGGCCTACTGTTTTGCTAAAAATAATGATGGTCATTTAAAGAACACATACTTTGGTGCCAAACTAATTTTTGAAAACGATTATCCAGGAACAGAAAATTATATAGAAAGAGACTACTGGCTTTGGGATGAAGAAATTTCTGTAAGGGGAGAAGCCAATTTCGTTGAACATAATCTAAAGATATCTTTTGAAGATGGGACAAGAGACTTAGTCTTAAGTTATATAAAACATAAAATAACAGAAAACAAATTATTCTTAATCTTAAAAGATCACTTCTATGATCTTGAAGTGATTGTAACTTATAAAATAATTGAAGAATACGACCTGATAGAAAGAAAACATACAATAATAAACAACTCAACAAAAACTGTAAAAATTGAAGATGCAAAATCTGGAACAATCTATATTCCAAATAAGGATAATGCAAAATTAAACTATTTAACTGGTATGTGGATACACGAATTCCAAAAAAGAAAAGAACTCATAAATGAAGGTAGGAAAGTTTTAGAAAGTCGCTTGGGGAAAACTAGCTCTTTTCTAAATCCTTTTTTTGCTGTGGATTATAATGCTTCTCAAACAGCTGGAGAGGTTTACTTTGGGCTTATTAAATGGAGCGGGAACTGGAAGGTTGAAATTCAAAAACAGCTATATGAAAGAATAGCTATATCTATGGGAATAAATGATTGGGATTTTAACATGATATTAAATCCAAAAGAATCCTTTGAAACCCCAGAAATAGTTTTTGGTTTTTCAGATCACGGATTTGATAAAATGACGAACAACCTTCACAAATACGCAAGAAATTATGTATTGCCAACAAAAAAATCAAGAACAGTTAAAAAAGTTTTATACAACTCTTGGGAGGCAACTCTTTTTGATGTGAACGAAAAAAATCAAAAAGAGTTAGCAAATATAGCCGCAGAAATTGGAGTAGAACTATTCGTTATAGACGATGGCTGGTTTGGGGAAAGAAACAGTGATAAAAGAGGTCTTGGAGATTGGTTTGTAAACAAAAATAAATTTCCAAATGGATTAAAACCTTTGATAGATCATGTTAACAATCTTGGAATGGATTTTGGTATTTGGGTAGAACCTGAAATGGTTAACCCAAATAGTAAACTTTATTCTGAGCATCCTAACTGGGTTATAAACTTTCCAAATAGACCAAGAACTGAAAAAAGAAATCAATTAATGCTTAACCTTGCTAACAAAGCTGTAAAAGAATATATTATTGATTTCATGGATGACTTGCTGAATAATAATAACATAAAATATGTAAAATGGGATATGAACCGTTATGTTTTTGAATCCGGATGGCCAGAAAAAAATGGAGATAAGCAAAAAGAAATATGGTACTACTACACAAAAAATTTTTATGAAATAATAAACTACCTTAGAAATAAACATGAAAATGTAATTTTTGAAAATTGTTCCAGTGGTGGTGGAAGAGTGGACCTTGGCATCATGAAATATTTTGATGAAATTTGGACTTCTGATAATACAAGCCCTTATGACAGACAGTTTATTCAAGAAGGATTCGCTATGGTATACCCTGTATCAACAATGAGAAGCTGGGTGACTGATTGGGAAGGTAAAAACACATATCCTTTAGACTTTAGATTCAAAGTAGCCATGTCTGGAACTCTTGGGATTGGTGCTAACCTTATGGAATACAACAAAGAAGAATTGAAAGTTTCCAAAAATAATGTTGAGTTTTACAAAAAAATTCGTGAAACGGTGCAATTTGGAGATTATTATCTACTTAATTCTGTTTATGAGAACAATTATCAAGCTATACAATACACTAAAAATAAAAATATAGTAGTTTTCATCTATATTAACCCTAAAGCATTAAATAATTTCAAAACTTACCACATAAAGTTAAGAGATTTAGAAGATACTGCAAAATACACCATAAATGAAACAGGGGAAGTTTATTCTGGCAAAGCACTTATGAGATCAGGCTTAAATATTTATTCTGAAATAAAAATAGATGCAGCTATCAGAAAAAAAGATATTTTTAAAGCAGAAATAATAACCATTAGAAAGGATGAATTTTAA